From the Helicoverpa zea isolate HzStark_Cry1AcR chromosome 26, ilHelZeax1.1, whole genome shotgun sequence genome, one window contains:
- the LOC124643068 gene encoding lactoylglutathione lyase → MANEGISPQEIEALCQTPDPSTRDFMFQQTMYRIKDPRKSIPFYTGVLGMTLLKQLHFPAMKFSLFFMGYENPAEIPSDEATRTAWAMTRKATLELTYNWGTESDDSSYHNGNSDPRGFGHIGVLVKNVDEACARFEQQGVKFIKRPNEGKMKGLAFIQDPDGYWIEIFTSTVV, encoded by the exons ATGGCAAACGAAGGAATTTCACCGCAGGAGATTGAGGCACTATGCCAAACTCCCGACCCCTCAACCAGG GACTTCATGTTCCAACAAACGATGTACCGCATCAAGGATCCTAGGAAGTCCATCCCCTTCTACACCGGAGTCCTCGGAATGACATTACTGAAACAACTGCACTTCCCAGCCATGAAGTTCTCGTTATTCTTCATGGGGTATGAAAACCCTGCTGAAATTCCCTCCGATGAAGCCACTAGGACCGCTTGGGCTATGACCAGGAAGGCTACTTTGGAATTGACTTA TAACTGGGGCACAGAGAGCGACGACTCGAGTTACCACAACGGTAACTCAGACCCGCGCGGCTTCGGTCACATCGGCGTACTCGTCAAGAATGTCGATGAAGCTTGTGCTAG GTTTGAACAACAAGGAGTGAAATTCATCAAGCGTCCCAACGAAGGTAAGATGAAAGGACTCGCTTTCATCCAAGACCCTGACGGCTACTGGATAGAAATCTTCACAAGCACTGTTGTTTAA
- the LOC124642987 gene encoding uncharacterized protein LOC124642987: MNNYQQCPLKLYIQDIFRAKNTEHKYIYELFGLTFKNIMIHGVITSIYNTVNNATNIELSDCTGSVQIYYDSTKSNINTSPAILKDLYYGFSVATRAGNDNVHIMSTLLDRIAKKPLNFALGDYISVVGDIFLDEKKIRMVSAYECKITSAERDVVWMEELRYLYEKYYLRSN, from the coding sequence ATGAATAACTACCAACAGTGCCCACTAAAACTCTACATACAAGACATATTTCGCGCCAAAAATACAGAACACAAATACATTTACGAATTATTCGGACTGACATTCAAGAATATCATGATACATGGCGTAATTACATCTATTTACAATACAGTGAACAACGCAACAAATATAGAGCTCTCCGACTGTACAGGATCAGTTCAAATTTATTATGATAGCacaaaaagtaatataaatacATCACCCGCCATTTTGAAAGATTTATATTATGGTTTTTCTGTAGCGACGAGAGCAGGCAACGACAACGTTCACATTATGTCTACTCTTTTAGACCGTATAGCGAAAAAACCATTGAATTTTGCACTTGGAGACTATATAAGTGTAGTTGGAGATATATTtttagatgagaaaaaaataagaatggTGTCAGCGTACGAATGTAAGATAACTTCGGCGGAACGAGATGTTGTATGGATGGAAGAGCTTagatatttatatgaaaaatattaccttaggagtaattaa